The following are from one region of the Archangium lipolyticum genome:
- a CDS encoding DUF4265 domain-containing protein, which yields MTADASEHSVKVFFELQQDEDGYPPVTCESMWATPVGDGLYRLGNIPFFARGVAYEDVVSAVPRDDGTLGFVEVVRPSGHSTLRVIAYEASEAPELRRQLEALGCDTEQSHIPNLFAVDVPPSVSLDAVRRLLEAGDASEHWEYEEACLEGA from the coding sequence ATGACCGCCGATGCTTCCGAGCACTCCGTCAAGGTCTTCTTCGAGCTACAGCAGGACGAGGATGGCTATCCGCCCGTGACATGCGAGAGCATGTGGGCCACGCCAGTGGGTGATGGGCTGTACCGGCTCGGCAACATCCCCTTCTTCGCTCGTGGAGTCGCCTACGAGGACGTTGTCTCGGCGGTGCCTCGTGACGATGGCACGCTCGGCTTTGTCGAGGTCGTGCGCCCCTCCGGGCACAGCACGCTACGGGTCATCGCCTACGAGGCTTCCGAGGCCCCTGAACTGCGACGCCAGCTGGAGGCGCTCGGGTGTGACACCGAGCAGAGCCACATCCCGAACCTGTTCGCTGTCGATGTTCCCCCCTCCGTCTCCCTGGATGCGGTGAGACGCCTGCTCGAGGCGGGGGATGCCTCCGAGCACTGGGAGTACGAGGAGGCGTGTCTGGAGGGAGCCTGA
- a CDS encoding HNH endonuclease: MIQLLLIGLLALLGSIDAWVLTPAPAPAHAIRSCAPVCFWPSLPDSGADGLERFPTVEAIAGRDRSRLPFTKKGKSIVKEKNATQNDGKIICENCKVETVPGQKHTKDTTPPSNEAQVDHVIPKVKGGKGDPENGQVLCRDCNIKKGDKSE; the protein is encoded by the coding sequence ATGATCCAGTTGCTCCTGATCGGCCTGCTTGCCCTGTTGGGCTCAATCGATGCGTGGGTGCTCACACCTGCCCCCGCCCCAGCCCATGCGATCCGTTCGTGTGCTCCGGTTTGCTTCTGGCCATCGTTGCCAGATTCGGGGGCGGACGGTCTGGAACGATTCCCCACCGTCGAAGCAATTGCCGGCAGGGATCGAAGCCGCCTTCCGTTCACGAAGAAGGGGAAGTCGATCGTCAAGGAGAAGAACGCCACGCAGAACGACGGAAAGATCATCTGCGAGAACTGCAAGGTGGAGACGGTTCCAGGTCAGAAGCACACCAAGGACACCACGCCTCCGTCCAACGAGGCACAGGTCGACCACGTCATCCCAAAAGTCAAGGGAGGTAAGGGTGACCCCGAGAACGGCCAGGTTCTATGCCGTGACTGCAACATCAAGAAGGGCGATAAGTCGGAATGA